A genomic stretch from uncultured Pseudodesulfovibrio sp. includes:
- a CDS encoding ArsA family ATPase, with translation MSNQQYYFHAGKGGVGKSTTSSLSALHLARTGKNVLLVSLDPAHNQADIFDTRFSGKPVEIAPNLRVAQADIDEWIKQYLKGVENQIRDNYAYQTAFNLEKHLNVVKHSPGIEEYALLLAFQHYRKKFKDADIIVFDMPPTALTTKFFNLPALSLVWLEQLLKLRCEILEKKKIITKIQLGTKEIECDKITTKLDQQQRFFSELRDIFQDSSRCSINLVVNPDRLSFAEAERIDTTLEEMGMRLSHVIMNKVVENSEWDTSSPLMSRHDVSPVPLSPTQLIGQPALNAYLDTHDQSFGFLEKTVHQC, from the coding sequence ATGTCAAATCAGCAATACTACTTCCACGCAGGCAAAGGCGGCGTTGGCAAATCCACCACATCATCCCTTTCCGCCCTGCACCTCGCGCGTACCGGAAAAAACGTCCTGTTGGTTTCACTGGACCCCGCACACAACCAGGCGGACATCTTCGACACTCGGTTCAGCGGCAAACCCGTCGAGATCGCACCGAACCTGCGCGTTGCTCAGGCGGACATCGACGAGTGGATCAAGCAATACCTCAAGGGCGTAGAAAACCAGATTCGAGACAACTATGCGTATCAGACCGCTTTCAATCTCGAAAAACACCTGAACGTGGTCAAACACTCCCCTGGTATTGAAGAATACGCGCTGCTGCTTGCCTTCCAGCATTATCGCAAGAAGTTCAAGGACGCGGACATCATTGTATTCGACATGCCGCCCACAGCCCTGACCACCAAGTTCTTCAACCTTCCCGCCCTGTCATTGGTCTGGCTGGAACAACTCCTGAAGCTGCGCTGCGAGATTCTGGAAAAGAAAAAGATCATCACCAAAATACAGCTCGGCACCAAAGAGATCGAATGCGACAAGATCACGACAAAACTCGATCAACAACAAAGATTCTTCTCTGAATTACGTGACATATTTCAGGACTCGTCACGCTGCTCAATCAATCTCGTCGTCAACCCGGACCGTCTTTCCTTTGCCGAAGCCGAACGAATCGACACCACCCTTGAGGAAATGGGCATGCGCCTGTCTCACGTCATCATGAACAAAGTGGTCGAAAACAGTGAATGGGACACCTCGTCCCCGCTCATGTCCCGGCACGATGTCAGCCCGGTACCGCTTTCACCAACGCAGCTCATCGGTCAACCGGCTCTGAACGCCTATCTCGACACCCATGACCAGAGTTTCGGTTTTCTGGAGAAGACCGTGCACCAATGCTGA